In one Candidatus Nomurabacteria bacterium genomic region, the following are encoded:
- a CDS encoding prepilin-type N-terminal cleavage/methylation domain-containing protein produces MNKRHFFPATPNTEGFTVIEMIITIIVLAIFLLGVFQSYLLLESQRVDVARRARASDIAFSNLAKFPSPPSNLLCNPGKMDLTANNASSKRGENIIDTSDPAVFGHYGYAAESGSTIANMGSSLVQTVTAFAPNGCTGTSFTDGIVKLVSTVNFGNGEFITHANFIR; encoded by the coding sequence ATGAACAAACGACATTTTTTCCCTGCCACACCCAACACAGAAGGTTTCACGGTTATCGAGATGATCATAACCATTATTGTGTTGGCAATCTTTCTCCTTGGCGTTTTTCAATCATATCTTCTGCTTGAGTCTCAGCGCGTCGACGTCGCCAGACGAGCACGCGCAAGCGATATAGCCTTTTCCAACCTGGCAAAATTCCCATCTCCTCCATCGAACTTACTATGCAACCCTGGCAAGATGGACCTCACTGCCAATAATGCAAGCTCGAAAAGGGGGGAAAATATTATCGACACTTCAGACCCTGCTGTATTTGGTCACTACGGATATGCTGCCGAAAGTGGAAGTACTATAGCTAATATGGGTAGCTCACTGGTGCAAACTGTCACGGCTTTTGCGCCAAATGGCTGCACAGGTACAAGCTTTACAGACGGCATTGTCAAATTAGTATCAACCGTTAATTTTGGAAATGGAGAATTCATCACTCATGCAAACTTCATACGATAA
- a CDS encoding DUF2267 domain-containing protein, with amino-acid sequence MGYQELIDFMQRKAGFTYTEAEEVLDLMVESISERLGEYEREDFARLLPIELQEAVYSAETSTTEELEQDFVHEFMDKEGIEEIEASKQVITAWETLKSIITDVDIQRLKAQLPSKAAASLQ; translated from the coding sequence ATGGGCTACCAAGAATTAATTGATTTTATGCAACGTAAAGCTGGTTTTACGTACACGGAAGCAGAAGAGGTGCTCGATCTCATGGTTGAAAGTATCTCTGAACGCCTAGGTGAATACGAACGAGAAGATTTTGCCAGACTGCTGCCCATCGAACTTCAGGAGGCCGTTTATAGTGCCGAAACTTCGACAACAGAGGAGCTAGAACAGGATTTCGTGCATGAATTCATGGACAAAGAAGGTATAGAAGAGATTGAGGCGTCAAAACAAGTAATCACCGCATGGGAAACACTTAAATCAATCATCACAGATGTCGACATACAGCGTCTTAAAGCACAGCTACCAAGCAAAGCAGCCGCATCGCTTCAGTAA
- a CDS encoding permease, with translation MPDLFYHRDVIIDALTRALTTSFAMGWMILWPLILGFTISGAIQAVVSKRQMSQLLPDDKPKTLALASLLGAASSSCSYAAVALARSLVKKGANFTAAMAFEIASTNLVIELGIILAVLLGWQFTAAEFVGGPIMIIILALLFRRFLTPKLLDAATRQAQKGLAGKMEGHAGMGDMSVTGSKSVMQKLLSSQGRTATSHYFVMDWASVWTDIVLGLLIAGTVAAWVPMSFFQSFFITSDPVLSFIWGPLVGPLIAVVSFVCSVGNVPLAAVLWNGGISFGGLVSFIFADLIVYPILRIYKKYYGMKMAAFLFATFYLAMVAAGYLVEIIFWLLNLTPTVRAAIVPESGITFNYTTVLNIFFLVIGAALVWRFLRTGGPAMLKMMDGKTSMQHKHDM, from the coding sequence ATGCCAGATTTGTTTTATCATAGAGATGTGATTATCGATGCGCTAACACGCGCCCTTACGACTTCTTTTGCTATGGGCTGGATGATATTGTGGCCACTCATACTTGGTTTTACTATATCTGGTGCTATTCAGGCGGTTGTTAGCAAGCGGCAGATGAGTCAGTTGTTGCCTGACGATAAGCCAAAAACGTTGGCGCTCGCAAGCTTGCTCGGTGCTGCGTCGTCGTCTTGTTCATACGCTGCGGTCGCTCTGGCCCGTTCACTTGTCAAAAAAGGCGCCAATTTTACGGCGGCCATGGCTTTTGAAATCGCAAGTACGAATTTGGTTATCGAACTGGGTATAATTTTGGCAGTTTTATTAGGCTGGCAGTTTACCGCGGCCGAGTTCGTAGGTGGACCAATCATGATTATTATATTGGCGCTGTTGTTCCGTCGTTTTCTGACACCTAAATTGCTTGATGCGGCGACCAGGCAAGCGCAAAAAGGTCTTGCCGGTAAGATGGAGGGGCATGCTGGCATGGGTGACATGTCCGTCACTGGTAGTAAGTCTGTGATGCAAAAACTCTTATCAAGCCAAGGTCGGACCGCGACCAGCCACTACTTTGTAATGGATTGGGCCAGTGTATGGACAGACATTGTGCTTGGGTTATTGATCGCAGGCACTGTAGCCGCATGGGTGCCGATGTCATTTTTCCAGAGCTTTTTCATTACATCAGATCCAGTTTTGTCGTTCATCTGGGGGCCACTAGTGGGTCCACTGATAGCGGTTGTTTCGTTTGTTTGTAGTGTAGGCAACGTGCCACTTGCAGCTGTTTTATGGAATGGCGGCATTAGTTTCGGTGGCTTGGTTAGTTTTATTTTTGCCGACTTGATTGTCTATCCAATTTTACGAATATACAAAAAGTATTACGGTATGAAAATGGCAGCTTTTCTATTTGCGACATTTTACCTAGCTATGGTTGCAGCGGGATATTTGGTTGAAATTATATTCTGGCTATTGAACTTAACTCCGACGGTACGCGCTGCTATCGTGCCTGAATCAGGAATTACATTTAATTATACGACCGTTCTTAATATCTTTTTCCTTGTTATTGGCGCTGCACTTGTATGGCGATTTCTACGTACGGGTGGTCCGGCTATGCTTAAAATGATGGACGGTAAAACTTCCATGCAGCACAAACACGACATGTGA
- a CDS encoding YHYH protein, with protein sequence MDPIQNIPQPDKDERPQADLSEGFWQKYRPVIITAALVLVAMIGGALTLFVLGSQPSARKNSYTSTPRTSISPTNTTSPSVAPQQTVAASDSWKSSVNSKALPLGDGKVSSVPKAGYVDSCMTNFRGGGARHAGSWINDAAGTWNSDSKVAVQGSIDWPSAQYSVVTSGASRIITTDDLPQNDPTGTFPISYSDPAYQYDTNPNRIQGQTVTLTLPLAPTAATTPYCVDLGYIGVMNNGVLLFNALDDAGRDAVAHETQDKCDGHPDGKERYHYHDVASCVRNRATGSSTLVGYALDGYGIYVERDSEGNLPTNADLDVCHGRTSEVLWNGKKTSIYHYDATLEYPYTIGCFHGKPVSIHRP encoded by the coding sequence ATGGATCCGATACAAAACATACCACAACCAGACAAAGACGAAAGGCCGCAGGCCGACCTAAGCGAAGGATTTTGGCAAAAATATCGCCCAGTTATCATCACTGCCGCACTTGTACTCGTGGCTATGATAGGGGGCGCATTAACGCTGTTTGTTTTGGGAAGTCAGCCGAGTGCTCGGAAAAACTCGTACACTTCTACTCCGCGGACGTCTATCAGCCCGACCAACACGACAAGTCCGTCTGTAGCCCCACAACAAACTGTCGCGGCTAGTGATAGCTGGAAATCATCTGTTAATTCCAAGGCATTACCATTAGGAGACGGTAAAGTTTCGTCTGTGCCGAAAGCTGGTTATGTAGATTCATGTATGACCAACTTTCGTGGTGGCGGCGCTCGTCATGCTGGGAGTTGGATCAATGATGCTGCCGGTACATGGAACTCCGATTCGAAAGTTGCCGTACAGGGTAGTATAGATTGGCCTTCTGCCCAATACTCTGTGGTGACGTCTGGCGCGAGTCGAATTATTACGACAGATGACCTACCGCAAAATGATCCAACTGGAACATTTCCTATTTCGTATAGCGACCCAGCGTATCAGTACGATACCAACCCGAATCGAATCCAGGGGCAGACAGTAACGCTCACTTTGCCACTTGCTCCAACCGCCGCTACTACGCCGTATTGCGTTGACTTGGGCTACATCGGCGTGATGAACAACGGCGTCTTGCTTTTCAATGCGCTTGACGATGCCGGTCGTGATGCCGTTGCTCATGAAACTCAGGACAAATGCGATGGTCATCCGGACGGCAAAGAGCGGTATCACTATCATGACGTTGCGTCTTGTGTGCGAAATCGCGCGACGGGTAGTTCAACATTAGTAGGCTATGCACTAGACGGCTACGGTATATACGTAGAGCGTGACAGCGAGGGTAATCTTCCGACGAATGCTGATCTCGACGTGTGTCATGGGCGTACAAGCGAGGTACTTTGGAATGGCAAAAAGACGTCTATATATCACTACGACGCAACACTTGAGTATCCATATACTATTGGCTGCTTTCATGGCAAGCCAGTTTCAATCCATCGCCCTTAG
- a CDS encoding prepilin-type N-terminal cleavage/methylation domain-containing protein, which yields MNINEKACLITKKFLHYTGRSGFSILELIIVVTVIGVLAGIFIVSYSGIQERGRDTQRESDMLAVKSQLEVYFNENGSYPTAQTMTSSNGSTIAGGSGILKGLSADALVNPLASSGTTNSLMAISTGNPPNDVYWYQSYDSDGYTICGTAPCAKFKLMYTKETDGSTVTLSSIN from the coding sequence ATAAACATAAACGAAAAGGCGTGTCTCATAACTAAAAAATTTCTACATTATACGGGTCGATCAGGCTTTAGTATTTTAGAGCTCATTATTGTGGTGACAGTTATAGGCGTACTCGCCGGAATTTTTATAGTTTCATATAGCGGCATCCAAGAACGCGGGCGTGATACACAACGTGAATCAGACATGCTTGCCGTAAAGAGCCAACTTGAAGTGTATTTTAATGAAAACGGATCGTACCCTACTGCTCAAACAATGACAAGTTCTAACGGGTCTACGATAGCAGGCGGAAGTGGCATATTAAAGGGACTCAGTGCCGATGCGCTTGTAAACCCACTGGCATCAAGCGGGACGACAAATTCATTGATGGCAATATCAACGGGCAATCCTCCGAATGATGTCTATTGGTATCAGTCGTACGATAGCGACGGTTATACTATTTGCGGAACAGCACCGTGTGCAAAATTCAAACTTATGTATACAAAAGAAACTGACGGATCGACCGTTACGTTGTCGAGCATCAATTAA
- a CDS encoding type II secretion system protein has protein sequence MIAPFSERGFTVVELVITITLIGILVAPVVFSSLRFYVDVSSNNHKATLSLDSQAALAKYTEDIRMASGLDPINLINDSSQPSGWTSGGSENVLILSIPAQDSSGDFIIDPNSGEPYRNEIIYYSSGQQLYRRTLKNTSAPGNVIVQSCPSAATTPDCPADVKLTDNFNSVSYTFYDNTGTQTADIAKVRSVKIVLSMTDTSVVKPTVISNFIRVSMRNT, from the coding sequence ATGATAGCACCTTTTTCAGAGCGAGGCTTCACCGTCGTCGAATTAGTCATTACCATCACACTAATCGGTATATTAGTTGCGCCTGTAGTATTTAGTTCATTACGATTTTACGTCGATGTTTCTTCAAATAACCACAAGGCTACTTTGTCCTTAGATTCTCAAGCAGCTCTTGCTAAATACACCGAAGATATCCGCATGGCGTCCGGCCTTGATCCAATCAACCTCATTAACGACTCCAGTCAGCCCAGTGGCTGGACAAGCGGTGGCTCCGAAAACGTTTTGATACTATCAATCCCCGCTCAAGATAGCAGCGGTGACTTCATCATTGATCCAAATAGCGGGGAACCTTATAGAAATGAGATTATCTACTACAGTAGCGGCCAGCAGCTTTACAGACGAACTTTAAAGAACACATCAGCGCCAGGCAATGTAATAGTTCAAAGTTGCCCCTCTGCGGCGACAACGCCCGATTGTCCTGCCGACGTTAAACTGACCGATAACTTCAATTCCGTGTCATATACTTTTTATGACAACACCGGCACCCAAACCGCCGACATTGCGAAAGTTCGGTCTGTTAAAATCGTACTTAGCATGACTGACACTTCCGTCGTCAAACCCACTGTTATCTCTAACTTCATTCGTGTATCGATGAGGAACACCTGA
- a CDS encoding prepilin-type N-terminal cleavage/methylation domain-containing protein yields MSKKQQTGFTIVEIVIAITLFAIIIPSIVGMISTAGFVNKTSIDHTLINNIAEEKIESLRSKGFASLSDGTTDFSNELPSTLSTPSSADITITPESTDIKKVVVSIAYTLQGQQKTFHYTTLISKNGLGQQ; encoded by the coding sequence ATGTCAAAAAAACAACAAACAGGATTTACGATTGTAGAAATAGTCATTGCGATTACTCTATTTGCCATTATCATTCCTTCGATTGTCGGCATGATTTCAACGGCCGGATTTGTCAATAAAACCAGCATTGACCACACCCTTATAAACAACATCGCTGAGGAAAAAATAGAAAGTTTACGCAGCAAAGGTTTCGCCAGCCTTTCAGACGGCACTACTGATTTTTCTAATGAACTTCCCAGTACGTTATCGACCCCAAGCTCAGCAGACATAACGATAACCCCAGAGAGTACCGACATAAAAAAAGTTGTCGTGAGTATAGCCTATACACTGCAAGGGCAACAAAAAACATTTCATTACACTACATTAATTAGTAAAAATGGGCTTGGCCAGCAATGA
- a CDS encoding bifunctional 5,10-methylenetetrahydrofolate dehydrogenase/5,10-methenyltetrahydrofolate cyclohydrolase: MARSLNGRELAEYVQERQARQVRALRQAHNIFPKLAIAQTIDDPVIDSYVRLKQNYGTEILIDVEVYKVDQSQLAGVIDRLNNDPSVHGIIIQLPLADPSATQEAVDSIVPEKDVDGLGSNATLDPATPTAITWLLAGYNVDLANKKIAIVGNGRLVGKPLNKMWQTSGYDVTVFDENSENMNEQLPEFDVIVTATGVPGLIKSGVIKHGAVVVDAGTASEHGKIVGDVAADVRERDDVSITPIKGGVGPLTVTALFDNVIRAAQATEDS; this comes from the coding sequence ATGGCAAGATCACTTAATGGACGCGAACTCGCAGAATACGTACAAGAGCGTCAGGCACGTCAAGTACGTGCGCTGCGTCAGGCGCATAATATATTTCCGAAACTAGCGATTGCTCAAACAATTGATGACCCGGTAATTGATTCTTATGTGCGTTTAAAACAGAATTATGGAACCGAGATTTTGATTGACGTAGAAGTCTACAAAGTTGACCAGTCGCAGCTTGCAGGAGTGATTGATCGATTAAACAATGATCCATCCGTTCACGGCATTATCATCCAGCTACCACTCGCCGATCCATCGGCAACCCAAGAAGCTGTCGATTCGATTGTGCCCGAAAAGGACGTCGACGGCCTGGGCTCCAATGCGACACTGGACCCAGCCACGCCGACAGCGATCACATGGCTGCTAGCTGGGTACAATGTTGATTTGGCGAATAAAAAAATCGCCATAGTCGGCAATGGTCGTCTAGTTGGAAAGCCACTTAACAAGATGTGGCAAACAAGCGGTTACGACGTAACGGTTTTTGACGAAAATAGTGAAAACATGAATGAGCAGTTACCAGAGTTCGACGTGATAGTTACGGCGACGGGAGTGCCTGGACTTATCAAATCTGGCGTCATCAAACACGGCGCTGTCGTAGTTGACGCTGGTACGGCGAGCGAACACGGCAAGATTGTCGGTGATGTTGCGGCTGACGTACGAGAACGCGACGACGTGTCGATTACACCCATAAAGGGCGGTGTCGGTCCGTTAACCGTCACGGCATTGTTCGACAATGTCATCCGAGCTGCACAGGCTACGGAAGATTCATAA
- a CDS encoding response regulator transcription factor has translation MTKIAIIEDDPVISQMYRMKFEADGFDVSLADNGRSGVDLVKSFMPDMVLLDLQMPEMTGNEALAHIRAQPWGAKIPVIILTNLGIEESPKELKELGIHSYIVKAELTPSQVVARVKEALEL, from the coding sequence ATGACCAAAATTGCAATCATTGAAGACGACCCTGTAATCAGCCAAATGTACCGTATGAAGTTCGAGGCTGACGGCTTCGACGTCTCACTTGCCGACAACGGCAGGTCTGGAGTCGACTTAGTGAAATCATTTATGCCAGATATGGTATTGCTTGATTTGCAGATGCCAGAAATGACCGGCAATGAAGCACTCGCCCATATACGTGCGCAGCCTTGGGGCGCTAAAATCCCCGTCATCATTTTGACAAACCTCGGTATCGAGGAGTCTCCAAAAGAACTCAAAGAGCTAGGAATTCATAGCTATATCGTGAAAGCCGAGCTAACGCCTAGCCAGGTCGTTGCTCGCGTCAAAGAAGCACTCGAACTATAG
- a CDS encoding ATP-binding cassette domain-containing protein has translation MTNPDYSPNTHKLGIHAKNLSVTTTAGETLLDDITLNIRQGEFVAIHGQSGAGKSLLATALCGIRFQEKREPRRLEKSIRDKIAGAAALVGLHFSEKKNPVRYTGDVSYSLSPQLGGDGGVSLPHDYNILRQHIGFVPQEPLLDGKMTARDNILIPARLKQIPIDFETLDEVYYQIGLDDMMLDKKTGDLSGGQKQRVSIARALTGIPNAVVLDEPTANLNPKLKDETNQMLERLNRRFGMTVISVTHEDSLATRIIEMDQGRIVADTDYTDRLDRYPQQ, from the coding sequence ATGACAAATCCCGACTACAGCCCTAATACTCACAAACTAGGCATACATGCCAAAAACCTATCAGTAACGACAACTGCGGGCGAAACTTTGCTCGACGACATCACTCTGAACATCCGACAAGGTGAATTCGTCGCCATCCACGGGCAGTCAGGCGCAGGTAAATCACTACTAGCTACGGCACTTTGTGGCATACGTTTTCAAGAAAAGCGCGAACCGCGACGCCTAGAAAAATCGATTCGCGACAAAATCGCAGGGGCTGCAGCACTCGTAGGTCTTCACTTCTCTGAAAAGAAAAATCCAGTTCGATACACCGGTGACGTCAGTTATAGCTTGTCTCCGCAACTAGGCGGTGACGGCGGCGTCTCTTTGCCCCACGACTATAATATCCTCCGTCAGCACATCGGATTCGTGCCACAAGAACCGCTTCTCGACGGCAAAATGACAGCTCGAGACAACATCCTTATCCCTGCCCGACTCAAACAAATCCCGATTGATTTTGAAACACTTGATGAAGTGTACTATCAAATCGGTTTAGACGACATGATGCTAGACAAAAAGACTGGCGATCTATCTGGCGGGCAAAAACAACGCGTTTCTATAGCTCGCGCTCTGACCGGCATTCCAAATGCAGTCGTACTCGACGAGCCAACTGCTAACCTGAACCCTAAACTCAAAGACGAAACCAACCAGATGCTTGAACGACTGAATCGTCGTTTCGGTATGACCGTTATATCTGTTACACACGAAGACTCTTTGGCAACCCGTATCATAGAGATGGATCAAGGGCGCATCGTAGCCGACACGGATTACACCGACAGACTCGACCGATACCCTCAGCAATAA